From the genome of Candidatus Zixiibacteriota bacterium, one region includes:
- a CDS encoding SIS domain-containing protein, with translation MADLKKLLEEYDKEGMYRKIVDFPSQLEEGFKIGKDSAKPDIDISGIKNIVVCGLGGSAIGGDLVRTFLTYRIKVPFQICRHYLVPDYVDQNSLCILSSYSGTTEETLSAYNDAKARGAKIFAVTTGGDLKKKAEADGFTVVTIPPGFPPRAALGYSFMPMLVMLSRLGFIADLDDEITACIEFLRDNVKQYIIDKQENLAIEVANKMFGRLP, from the coding sequence AGGAGTACGATAAGGAAGGGATGTATCGTAAAATCGTCGATTTTCCCTCCCAGCTCGAAGAAGGTTTCAAAATCGGAAAGGACAGCGCAAAACCGGATATTGATATCTCCGGAATCAAAAATATCGTGGTTTGCGGATTGGGTGGATCAGCGATCGGCGGTGACCTGGTGCGTACTTTTTTGACCTACCGAATCAAGGTGCCTTTCCAGATCTGCCGTCATTACCTGGTGCCCGACTATGTCGACCAAAATTCCCTGTGCATACTGTCTAGTTATTCCGGTACCACTGAAGAGACTTTGTCCGCTTACAATGACGCCAAAGCGAGAGGCGCGAAAATCTTTGCTGTCACAACCGGTGGTGACCTGAAAAAGAAAGCTGAAGCCGATGGTTTCACGGTAGTGACCATTCCACCCGGTTTTCCTCCCCGCGCGGCCTTGGGGTATTCCTTCATGCCGATGCTGGTTATGCTCTCGAGGCTCGGGTTTATTGCTGATCTCGATGATGAAATCACGGCCTGCATCGAGTTTCTGCGTGACAACGTCAAGCAGTATATTATCGACAAGCAGGAAAACCTGGCGATCGAAGTTGCCAATAAGATGTTCGGACGGTTGCC